From one Mya arenaria isolate MELC-2E11 chromosome 4, ASM2691426v1 genomic stretch:
- the LOC128229736 gene encoding uncharacterized protein LOC128229736: MCHLPTKGKVCNVQGSAMAIKQVCECGHTRRWESQPKVRGVPAGNILLSAGILFSGCSPSKVLRIFEFINVLSISLSTFFSHQRTVLWPAIERVWTKCNDQLISVLLDREEELVVAGDGRSDSPGHSAKFGVYSMIDMHTGRVVAIELVQSNEVKSSYHMELEGLKRATDSLRRCGLSLAEIITDRHLQIQKWIRENLPGTVHSFDVWHIGKAVKKKLLALSKEKDCNIVCKWMKSITNHLYWSAASSQGEEGSMIAAKWTSVVNHVQDIHTGHGDLYQQCTHGPLEPREWLKKGSEAAAKMEDILLNKRLCKDIKKLSTGFQTSTLESFHSVINHFAPKMTAYSFHGQMCRQYLAALHFNENVQRGKKISKNGKFNLKIVFPKYKDDFSVKFVNDEMTFGYVKELLDMCIEICGEKNKL; encoded by the exons ATGTGCCATCTCCCTACCAAAGGCAAAGTCTGCAATGTCCAGGGATCAgctatggccatcaaacaagTTTGTGAATGTGGACACACCAGGCGATGGGAGTCACAGCCCAAAGTTAGAGGTGTTCCTGCTGGGAACATTCTTCTTAGTGCTGGCATTTTGTTCTCAGGATGTTCACCTTCGAAAGTGCTGCGAATTTTTGAGTTTATTAATGTATTAAGTATTAGTCTTTCAACTTTCTTTAGTCATCAAAGAACTGTATTGTGGCCAGCAATTGAGAGAGTGTGGACAAAGTGTAATGACCAACTGATAAGTGTCCTTCTAGACCGCGAAGAAGAGCTTGTGGTTGCTGGAGATGGACGTTCTGACAGCCCGGGACACTCTGCAAAGTTTGGTGTATACTCCATGATTGATATGCACACCGGGAGAGTAGTAGCCATTGAACTTGTGCAg TCCAATGAAGTGAAGTCAAGCTACCATATGGAGTTGGAGGGCCTTAAGAGAGCAACTGACAGTTTACGCAGATGTGGCCTGTCCCTTGCAGAAATCATTACAGACAGGCATCTGCAAATACAAAAGTGGATTAGAGAGAATTTACCTGGGACTGTCCATTCCTTTGATGTGTGGCATATTGGAAAAG CTGTGAAAAAGAAGCTCCTTGCACTGTCCAAGGAAAAAGACTGCAACATAGTCTGCAAGTGGATGAAGAGTATCACCAATCACCTTTATTGGTCAGCCGCATCATCCCAGGGAGAGGAGGGCTCCATGATTGCAGCAAAGTGGACATCAGTGGTCAACCATGTTCAAGACATTCACACTGGACATGGTGACCTCTACCAGCAGTGCACCCATGGTCCCCTTGAACCCCGAGAATGGTTAAAAAAGGGCTCAGAGGCAGCTGCCAAAATGGAAGACATTCTGCTAAACAAGAGACTGTGCAAGGACATCAAAAAGCTGTCCACAGGATTTCAAACGTCAACACTGGAATCATTTCACAGTGTAATCAATCACTTTGCACCAAAAATGACAGCATATTCCTTCCACGGACAAATGTGTCGCCAATACTTGGCGGCCctacatttcaatgaaaatgtgcaaagaggtaaaaaaatatcaaaaaatggAAAGTTCAACCTGAAGATagtatttccaaaatataaggATGACTTTTCAGTCAAGTTTGTGAATGATGAAATGACCTTTGGTTATGTAAAGGAACTTCTTGACATGTGTATAGAAATATGtggtgaaaaaaacaaactgtaa
- the LOC128229737 gene encoding P2X purinoceptor 7-like, whose translation MSDSENYTTDGDESIDFSDTSSYDAENNIVPYQFEPLNRDDLIEDDINRLDLHDGDDGNRIGNTNWCRCNSCIAMHTERESVCCRDVEQTNFKLDVFNEEGHDIECITDHPGFGTVCLDRYVLETAYYQYRQQYGVPQQEDNEQQRYVAYRQFVRWCWGYLGREVRVVLPSCAVQRIRAQFPSQQYEGFQDL comes from the exons ATGTCTGACAGCGAGAATTACACAACTGACGGAGATGAATCGATTGATTTTTCGGATACTAGCTCGTATGACGCTGAAAATAACATTGTTCCATATCAGTTTGAACCATTAAATAGGGATGATTTAATTGAAGACGACATTAATCGTCTAGATCTTCACGACGGAGATGATGGAAATCGAATTGGCAACACGAACTG gTGCAGATGCAATAGCTGTATTGCTATGCATACAGAGCGGGAATCGGTATGCTGCCGTGATGTTGAACAAACAAACTTCAAACTGGATGTGTTCAATGAAGAAGGCCATGACATTGAATGTATAACAGACCACCCCGGGTTTGGCACTGTTTGCCTGGACCGCTATGTGCTAGAGACTGCATACTACCAGTACAGACAGCAGTATGGAGTGCCGCAACAGGAAGATAATGA GCAACAGAGATATGTGGCATATCGCCAGTTTGTCAGATGGTGTTGGGGATATTTGGGAAGAGAGGTGCGTGTTGTACTTCCATCATGTGCAGTTCAAAGGATTAGGGCGCAGTTTCCATCACAGCAGTATGAGGGATTTCAGGACTTATAG